In Colletotrichum destructivum chromosome 8, complete sequence, the following proteins share a genomic window:
- a CDS encoding Putative transcription factor, MADS-box — MGRRKIEIKAIKDDRNRSVTFLKRKGGLFKKAHELSVLCSVDVAVFIFGSNKKLYEYSSTDMREMITRYTYHGGPNEHKGPSDFNGGNDEDEDEDPEGTPPQEPQMIPPQFQGQASFPHMRHHTPSASPPIPNGMSFQQHPGHPVQRGHTPQPSMGSRPASRQDIRRMGPSMGPQPVGPGSQQPPVNGFAYMPNPAIYNPQNQSNMPPNMPHGLPQQHGPQYPSYPPSHHPPHMQQYMEDQRRSMPPSYPQPQGQQGPGPQVSRISPSPPQPPTQQLPPQPPQITPPPPQPQQLDHQHQQPQHSPQLQQQQQPQPPQPQQQQQSQAPPPPQSQEASMPAPMEPRSEQQERPQPPLLNTDSAIKKLPQRKQHSIFTPIDENRSILSQHLASFASEQNSIKVESNRPPFPDQSNIKIEGNRSQSVDVGAVSRTNGSTTSPPIPSRASTQSLSKTRNISVSSIPETMFTPPSRTNSMKLGGGARPRLRVEIPDEPSDGGSATAESNSPRNSTDTTSQTTRRHASESHSSGMVLPPPSPSAQTLLSAGATGPPNPFARPPPQQNNNMNIDTPVSALPSRFLNNEFLPSPSSFYPEWYSRGGSDSNTLPSPLNFATPVVGSGPSFLRDDNNTGTKRKSPEISVSGPHEGPEVGNEPKRVRVDS, encoded by the exons ATGGGACGCAGAAAGATTGAGATCAAAGCCATTAAGGATGACAGGAACCGTTCTGT CACCTTTTTGAAGAGGAAGGGTGGCCTGTTCAAGAAGGCGCACGAGCTTTCCGTCCTGTGCTCCGTGGACGTCGCTGTCTTCATCTTTGGCAGTAACAAGAAGCTGTACGAGTACTCTTCCACAGACATGCGGGAGATGATCACCAGGTATACCTAC CACGGTGGCCCCAACGAGCATAAGGGCCCCTCAGATttcaacggcggcaacgacgaggacgaagatgaggaccCCGAAggcacgccgccgcaggaGCCTCAAATGATCCCTCCTCAGTTCCAAGGGCAAGCTTCTTTCCCCCACATGCGACACCACACGCCGTCAGCGTCTCCTCCCATCCCGAACGGCATGTCTTTTCAGCAGCACCCTGGCCATCCCGTGCAACGCGGCCACACGCCGCAGCCTAGCATGGGATCGCgtcctgcttctcgacaagaCATTCGCCGTATGGGACCGAGTATGGGCCCCCAGCCCGTCGGCCCTGGATCTCAGCAACCCCCCGTCAACGGCTTTGCGTACATGCCTAACCCGGCCATATATAACCCTCAGAACCAATCCAACATGCCCCCAAACATGCCTCACGGACTCCCCCAGCAGCATGGCCCTCAATACCCATCGTATCCCCCTAGCCACCACCCCCCGCACATGCAACAGTACATGGAAGATCAGCGCCGCTCCATGCCGCCCAGCTACCCGCAACCGCAAGGTCAGCAAGGGCCCGGGCCTCAAGTTTCTCGGAtctcgccgtctccgccacAGCCTCCCACCCAGCAGTTGCCGCCGCAACCGCCTCAGATCACACCCCCGCCACCACAGCCTCAGCAGCTTGaccatcagcatcagcagccGCAACATTCGCCTCAactccagcagcagcagcaaccgcAACCTCCACAGcctcaacagcagcagcaatcccaggcgccgccgccgccgcaatcCCAGGAGGCATCAATGCCGGCGCCAATGGAACCGCGATCGGAGCAACAAGAGCGACCCCAACCACCACTTCTGAATACGGACAGCGCAATTAAGAAGCTACCGCAGCGCAAGCAGCACAGCATCTTCACGCCTATTGACGAGAACCGCTCCATTCTATCCCAGCATCTGGCCTCGTTCGCCTCCGAGCAAAACAGCATCAAAGTAGAGTCTAATCGCCCTCCATTCCCTGATCAGAGCAACATCAAGATTGAGGGCAATCGGTCCCAGtccgtcgatgtcggcgccgTATCCCGGACCAATGGTTCCACGACGTCTCCGCCTATACCTTCACGGGCCAGCACTCAATCTCTAAGTAAGACCCGAAACATTTCGGTATCGTCAATTCCAGAGACAATGTTTACTCCGCCGTCTCGCACCAACAGCATGAAGCTTGGAGGCGGTGCGCGGCCGCGTTTGAGGGTGGAGATTCCCGACGAACCTTCGGATGGCGGTAGCGCAACTGCCGAGTCAAACTCTCCTCGCAACTCAACCGACACTACATCCCAGACGACTCGGCGCCACGCATCCGAGTCACATTCTTCTGGCATGGTGCTGCCGCCACCATCCCCGTCAGCCCAAACGCTTTTGTCGGCTGGCGCTACGGGCCCGCCAAACCCGTttgcccgcccgcctccccAGCAAAACAATAACATGAATATTGACACCCCCGTGTCCGCTCTCCCATCCCGATTCTTGAACAACGAGTTCTTACCCAGCCCCAGCAGTTTTTACCCGGAGTGGTATTCGcggggcggcagcgacagcaACACGCTGCCTAGTCCTTTGAACTTTGCGACTCCCGTTGTCGGCTCAGGTCCCAGCTTCCTAAGGGACGACAACAACACGGGCACGAAGCGCAAGAGCCCCGAGATCAGCGTAAGCGGACCACACGAGGGTCCCGAGGTTGGCAACGAGCCCAAGAGAGTGCGGGTCGATTCGTGA
- a CDS encoding Putative chitin synthesis regulation, Congo red resistance, RCR protein, with amino-acid sequence MDAYLVARQTVANSNELPPGWVIQNGRAIPWWYSRTGVIVKWSVFLGLTTLFAAFLVIGYVHGKRRMKKGLLPLGYHRWLFSRAQLARVDSRYAWPTASYNTYRPEYYNTHPNAPAGGYYGMQGMPPPTYDPNAARPPVYAPPDGGSKIDPSQEYGVSPPAAVAANHAGQAYPYRSQ; translated from the exons ATGGACGCCTACTTGGTCGCTCGGCAGACTGTGGCCAACTCCAACGAACTCCCTCCCGGCTGGGTCATCCAGAATGGACGAGCAATTCCCTGGTGGTATAGTCGG ACgggcgtcatcgtcaagtggtccgtcttcctcggcctcacgACGCTCTTCGCTgccttcctcgtcatcggctaCGTCCACGGCAAGCGTCGCATGAAGAAGGGCCTTCTCCCGCTCGGCTACCACCGCTGGCTCTTCAGCCGCGCCCAGCTCGCTCGCGTAGACAGCCGCTACGCCTGGCCCACTGCCTCCTACAACACCTACCGCCCGGAATACTACAACACCCACCCGAACgccccggccggcggctACTACGGCATGCAggggatgccgccgcccacctACGATCCCAACGCCGCTAGGCCTCCCGTCTACGCGCCCCCCGATGGGGGTTCCAAGATTGACCCGTCCCAAGAGTACGGcgtctcgccgcccgccgccgttgcggcgAACCATGCCGGGCAGGCTTATCCGTACAGGTCGCAGTGA
- a CDS encoding Putative translation protein, beta-barrel domain superfamily, whose product MTAGGAVMLVRGARAHSQALSCGGWPGSGSSGAFVLALSRSRRACRSFYESTRPDSPLRPPLPRLRPHPLPLSLPLLPRSNANAAAALTSCPPRQKSHSCAGPDKTPTSSTSTIKPSFCWTRASVGSQTNTLTTPSGLISSSAIFPQRRFHSTSTSSAAVMAEPKWPGAVVRKTFLEFFEKRGHTIVPSSSVVPHNDPTLLFTNAGMNQFKPIFLGTISKADPMYSLKRATDTQKCIRAGGKHNDLDDVGKDSYHHTFFEMLGNWSFGDYFKKDAIEMSWELLTKVYGLDPSRLYVTYFEGNPDMGLEPDLEAKGLWQSVGVPEDHILPGNMKDNFWEMGDQGPCGPCSEVHYDKIGGRNASDLVNQDDPMVVEIWNNVFIQYDRQPDRSLKSLPAKHVDTGMGFERLVSALQNTVSNYATDIFTPLFQRIEEVTGARPYTDKYGADDVDGIDTAYRVVADHIRLLTFSMSDGAVPNNDGRGYVVRRVLRRGVRYARKYFNAEIGSFFSKILPALVDQMGEQFPEIVKKQQDIREILDEEEEAFARTLDRGEAQFEKYANAAIKKGEKKLSGAEVWRLYDTFGFPVDLTKLMAEERKLEIDDDEVKVAQDKAREASKVVKNSVQTFAKLNVHQIAELEQQLNVARTDDEGKYVKGDSKAKVQLIYDGKAFVKSTKDVAENTPLGLLLDKTNFYAESGGQVADTGRIVIDDVAEFKVLDVQNYGGYIVHNGYLEYGTLSSGNEVICEYDELRRSPIRNNHTGTHILNHSLREVLGDDINQKGSLVDNEKLRFDFSHKTAVTIPELKKIEDFSNSYIRQNGKIYAKEVDLDLAKGIEGVRAVFGETYPNPVRVVSVGVDVDTLLGNPKNPEWRKVSVEFCGGTHVEQTGLIKDLVIVEESGIAKGIRRIIAYTGDAAHQVQREADEFSKRLDALEALPFGPEKEQEIKTTQHALNQLTISTLTKEDIKKRFDKIIKSVTDEQKKRQKAEAKTALDTVVAHFDKNKDSKWFVGQLPISANAKAIGEVVKHFQSKDKERSVYLFGGSKNEGSVAHGVYVGTHLSSQGVTAEQWAAQVSGVVGGKSGGKEPTRQGQGTNAENLDEAVATAERWLKEKLNI is encoded by the exons ATGACGGCGGGAGGAGCTGTTATGCTCGTACGAGGGGCGCGGGCGCATTCACAAGCGCTCAGCTGTGGCGGATGGCCTGGGTCGGGGAGCTCTGGCGCTTTTGTACTGGCCTTGAGTCGTTCCCGGCGGGCTTGTAGAAGTTTCTACGAAAGCACCCGGCCAGACAGCCCCTTGCGGCCGCCCCTACCACGCCTGCGTCCGCATCCGCTCCCGCTATCGCTGCCCCTCCTACCCCGAAGCAATGCGAATGCAGCTGCGGCGCTAACAAGCTGCCCACCCCGCCAAAAGAGTCACAGCTGTGCCGGCCCTGATAAAACGCCCACCTCCTCCACATCTACAATCAAACCCTCTTTTTGCTGGACTCGAGCGTCGGTCGGATCCCAGACAAATACACTTACGACGCCGTCTGGTCTCATCTCATCAAGTGCCATCTTCCCGCAGAGGCGCTTTCATTCTACTTCGACATCATCCGCTGCAGTCATGGCTGAGCCAAAGTGGCCCGGCGCCGTTGTGCGCAAGACTTTCCTCGAGTTCTTCGAGAAGAGGGGCCACACTATCG ttccctcctcctccgtcgtcccTCACAATGACCCCACCTTGCTCTTCACCAATGCGGGCATGAACCAGTTCAAGCCCATCTTCCTCGGAACGATCTCAAAGGCCGATCCCATGTACTCCCTGAAGCGTGCGACCGACACCCAGAAGTGCATTCGTGCTGGTGGCAAGCACAACGATCTCGACGATGTCGGCAAGGACAGCTACCACCACACCTTCTTCGAGATGCTGGGCAACTGGTCCTTCGGAGACTACTTTAAGAAGGACGCAATTGAGATGTCTTGGGAGCTTCTGACAAAGGTCTACGGCCTGGACCCTTCCCGTCTGTACGTCACCTACTTCGAGGGCAACCCCGACATGGGCCTCGAGCCTGACCTAGAGGCCAAGGGCCTGTGGCAATCTGTTGGTGTCCCCGAGGACCACATCCTGCCCGGTAACATGAAGGACAACTTCTGGGAGATGGGCGATCAAGGCCCCTGCGGACCTTGCAGTGAGGTTCACTACGACAAGATCGGCGGCCGCAACGCCTCTGACTTGGTCAACCAGGATGACCCCATGGTTGTCGAGATCTGGAACAACGTTTTCATCCAGTACGACCGCCAGCCCGATAGATCTCTGAAGTCCTTGCCTGCAAAGCACGTCGATACCGGCATGGGTTTCGAGCGTCTCGTGTCAGCCCTCCAGAACACCGTCTCCAACTACGCCACCGATATTTTCACCCCCTTGTTTCAGAGGATAGAAGAGGTCACGGGCGCCAGACCGTACACTGACAAGTATGGCGCTGACGACGTTGATGGCATCGACACCGCCTACCGTGTCGTTGCTGATCACATACGCCTGTTAACCTTCTCCATGTCCGACGGCGCTGTTCCCAACAACGACGGACGCGGATATGTCGTTCGCCGAGTCTTGCGTCGCGGCGTTCGTTATGCCCGCAAGTACTTCAACGCCGAGATCGgatccttcttctccaagatTCTCCCTGCTCTTGTTGACCAGATGGGCGAACAGTTCCCTGAAATCGTCAAAAAGCAGCAGGACATCAGGGAGATCctggatgaggaggaggaggcctTCGCCCGTACCCTTGACCGTGGTGAGGCACAATTCGAGAAGTACGCCAACGCTGCCATCAAAaagggcgagaagaagctctcTGGTGCTGAGGTCTGGAGACTTTACGACACTTTTGGCTTCCCTGTGGATCTGACCAAActcatggccgaggagcgTAAGCTTgagatcgacgacgacgaggtcaaggtTGCTCAAGACAAGGCTCGTGAGGCCAGCAAAGTCGTCAAGAACTCCGTCCAGACCTTCGCAAAGCTAAACGTTCATCAAATTGCCGAGCTTGAGCAACAACTCAACGTTGCGAGAACGGATGACGAGGGTAAGTACGTCAAGGGTGActccaaggccaaggtgCAACTGATCTACGACGGCAAGGCCTTTGTCAAGTCAACCAAGGATGTTGCCGAGAACACTCCCCTGGGTCTGTTGCTGGACAAGACCAACTTCTACGCCGAGTCCGGTGGCCAGGTCGCTGATACTGGGCGCATCGTCATTGATGATGTTGCCGAGTTCAAGGTCTTGGATGTACAGAACTACGGAGGATATATTGTCCACAACGGTTACCTCGAGTATGGCACATTGTCATCCGGCAACGAGGTGATCTGCGAATACGATGAGCTGAGGAGATCTCCCATCCGCAACAACCACACCGGTACCCACATCCTCAATCACTCTCTTCGCGaagtcctcggcgacgacatTAACCAAAAGGGCTCTTTGGTGGACAACGAGAAGTTGCGTTTTGACTTTTCCCACAAGACTGCCGTGACCATTCCTGAGCTTAAGAAGATCGAGGACTTCTCCAACTCGTACATTCGCCAGAACGGCAAGATTTACGCCAAGGAAGTGGATCTCGACCTGGCCAAGGGAATCGAGGGTGTCCGCGCTGTATTCGGCGAGACATACCCCAACCCCGTCCGTGTTGTGTCCGTTGGCGTTGATGTCGACACGCTGCTTGGCAACCCCAAGAACCCTGAATGGCGCAAGGTCAGCGTTGAGTTCTGCGGTGGAACCCACGTCGAGCAGACCGGGCTCATCAAGGACCtggtcatcgtcgaggagaGCGGCATTGCCAAGGGTATCCGCCGCATCATCGCCTACACGGGCGATGCTGCGCACCAGGTGCAGCGCGAGGCTGACGAGTTCTCCAAGCGTCTGGATGCACTCGAGGCGTTGCCTTTCGGCCCCGAGAAGGAGCAGGAGATCAAGACGACCCAGCACGCTCTGAACCAGCTGACCATCTCCACTCTCACCAAGGAGGACATCAAGAAGCGATTTGACAAGATAATCAAGTCTGTCACTGAcgagcagaagaagcgccagaaggccgaggccaagactGCGCTCGACACCGTTGTCGCTCACTTCGATAAGAACAAGGACTCCAAGTGGttcgtcggccagctcccCATCTCTgccaacgccaaggccatcggCGAGGTTGTCAAGCACTTTCAgtccaaggacaaggagcgCTCCGTCTACCTCTTTGGCGGGAGCAAGAACGAGGGCTCGGTTGCCCATGGTGTCTATGTTGGAACT CACCTGTCCTCTCAGGGTGTTACTGCCGAGCAATGGGCTGCTCAAGTTAGCGGAGTTGTCGGAGGCAAATccggcggcaaggagccTACCCGTCAAGGACAGGGCACCAATGCCGAGAACTTGGATGAAGCTGTCGCCACGGCGGAGAGGTGgctcaaggagaagctcaacATTTGA
- a CDS encoding Putative protein arginine methyltransferase NDUFAF7, whose translation MDSPAVTRLFRELFRRPACQSRRHCTAATAALPALSQRRPHPHNPHHNTAAATTRPPTGINGPSTSQQRREYAVKTSAEKQEKTNESKWQQRTSLFPNDRADEFDTYPTLSSRDLAARSTRPRKVKMLTRDFIEDSLYNPAYGYFSTQAVIFSPGQPFDFPAFRDEPHFYRELGQRYTEFEDELDNKEGVNDARPLWHTPTELFRPYYGEAIARYLVSNYRLTTYPYHDLIIYEMGAGRGTLMLNILDYIRDIDPQVYARTQYRIIEISPALASLQRHHLLSTADSRGHASKVEIINKSIFSWSERVPSPCFFLAMEVFDNFSHDCVRYDLATEEPLQGSVLVDADNDLYEFYSPDLDPVLARFLRVRHAATGGRYPTPYPANRMLRNLKSHMPMMPNLSEPEYIPTRLMQFFDVLEKYFPAHRLVTSDFHSLPDAIPGLNAPVVQTRYERKTVPVTTPLVHQGYFDIMFPTDFQTMEVMYQAITGKLTRLTSHGDFMKRWAFLEDTQTRSGENPLLSYYENASVLVTV comes from the exons ATGGACTCCCCCGCCGTCACCCGCCTCTTCCGTGAGCTCTTCCGCCGGCCCGCGTGCCAATCCCGCCGGCATTGCACggctgccaccgccgcacTCCCGGCTCTGAGCCAacgtcgtcctcatcctcataACCCTCACCACAATACCGCCGCAGCTACAACACGACCACCGACGGGCATCAATGGGCCGTCCACGTCGCAACAGCGGAGGGAATACGCCGTGAAGACGTCTGCCGAGAAACAGGAGAAGACAAACGAGTCCAAGTGGCAGCAGCGGACGTCCCTCTTCCCGAACGACCGCGCCGACGAGTTCGACACCTACCCGACGCTCAGCTCCCGCGACCTGGCCGCCCGCTCAACCCGCCCGCGCAAGGTCAAAATGCTCACCCGTGACTTCATCGAGGACAGCCTCTACAACCCGGCCTACGGCTACTTCTCCACGCAGGCCGTCATCTTTTCCCCCGGTCAGCCCTTCGACTTCCCTGCCTTCCGCGATGAGCCGCACTTCTACCGCGAGCTGGGCCAGCGGTACACCGAGTTTGaggacgagctcgacaaCAAGGAAGGGGTTAACGACGCCCGCCCGCTCTGGCACACGCCCACCGAGCTGTTCCGCCCATACTACGGCGAGGCTATCGCCCGCTACCTGGTCTCCAACTACCGCCTGACGACGTACCCCTACCATGACCTCATCATCTACGAGAtgggcgccggccgcggcacACTCATGCTCAACATCCTCGACTACATCCGCGACATAGACCCCCAAGTCTACGCCCGCACCCAGTACCGTATCATCGAGATTTCCCCGGCACTCGCCTCACTGCAgcgccaccacctcctctCGACCGCCGACTCGCGCGGCCACGCCTCCAAGGTCGAGATCATCAACaagtccatcttctcctggTCCGAGCGCGTGCCCTCGCCATGCTTCTTCCTTGCCATGGAGGTCTTTGACAACTTCTCCCACGACTGCGTACGCTACGACCTCGCCACCGAGGAGCCCCTTCAGGgctccgtcctcgtcgatgccgacaaCGACCTGTACGAGTTCTACTCCCCGGACCTTGACCCGGTCCTCGCCCGCTTCCTCCGCGTCCGCCACGCTGCCACGGGAGGCCGTTACCCGACCCCCTATCCAGCGAACCGCATGCTGCGCAATCTCAAGTCGCACATGCCCATGATGCCAAACCTCTCGGAGCCCGAGTACATACCCACCCGCCTGATGCAGTTCTTCGACGTGCTGGAGAAGTACTTCCCTGCCCACCGTCTCGTCACGAGCGACTTCCACTCCCTGCCAGACGCCATCCCTGGCCTCAACGCACCCGTGGTACAGACGCGGTACGAGCGTAAGACGGTGCCCGTGACTACGCCTTTG GTTCACCAGGGCTACTTTGACATCATGTTCCCGACAGATTTCCAAACCATGGAGGTAATGTACCAGGCCATCACGGGCAAGCTCACGAGGCTCACGTCTCATGGTGACTTTATGAAGCGCTGGGCTTTCCTTGAGGACACCCAGACACGCAGCGGGGAGAACCCTCTGCTCAGTTACTACGAGAACGCCAGCGTGCTGGTCACCGTATAA
- a CDS encoding Putative tryptophan synthase beta chain-like, PALP domain-containing protein translates to MSLSNHPKAYGSAALALAFAAGILVTLGFKDFYPDLERRYQRRRTRRAPTGGSSTDPSRRSSVFWGPPVQLEDHETASEAEEAAAAYAGGASWNPPLIADGVAGAIGNTPLIKIRSLSEATGRVILAKAEFLNAAGNTPKDRVALSMIEAAEAAGQLVPGRGDTIYEGTVGSTGISLATLARARGYRAHICMPNDMAMEKVDLLRHLGATVERVDPAPIASPEHFVNLARRRAVEHAANAGDGSVGYFADQFENPANFAAHQHTTGPEIVYQTGGRLDAFVAGAGTGGTIAGVAKYLKEEANVPGLQVILADPQGSGLYNKIRHGVMYSSTEKEGTRRRQQVDTIVEGIGINRVTENFEAGRELIDDAIKVTDEQACRMARWLVENDGIFAGSSSAVNCVAAVVAATRLPKGSQVVTILCDSGTRHLSKFWKHVATMGLEEEEHSADLISVLKIGPAKQ, encoded by the coding sequence ATGTCTCTGAGCAACCATCCAAAAGCCTATGGCTCAGCCGCCCTGGCGCTCGCCTTCGCGGCTGGCATCCTCGTCACACTGGGCTTCAAAGACTTCTATCCCGACCTCGAGCGCCGCTaccagcgccgccgcaccCGCCGGGCTCCCACCGGCGGTTCATCCACGGATCCCTCCCGACGCAGCAGTGTTTTCTGGGGACCGCCCGTGCAGCTCGAAGACCATGAGACGGCCtccgaagccgaggaggcggcggccgcctaCGCGGGAGGCGCCTCGTGGAATCCACCTTTAATCgcagacggcgtcgccggcgccatcggcaacACCCCGCTCATCAAGATCCGCTCCCTTAGCGAGGCGACAGGTCGAgtcatcctcgccaaggccgagttcCTCAACGCCGCAGGCAACACGCCAAAGGACCGCGTCGCGTTGTCGATGatcgaagccgccgaggctgCGGGCCAGCTCGTCCCCGGGCGTGGAGACACTATCTACGAGGGCACCGTCGGCAGCACAGGCATTTCGCTGGCGACGCTAGCGCGCGCAAGGGGCTATCGCGCGCACATCTGCATGCCCAACGATATGGCCATGGAGAAGGTTGATCTGCTCCGCCACCTCGGTGCGACCGTCGAGCGCGTAGACCCCGCACCGATCGCATCGCCGGAGCACTTTGTTAACCTCGCGAGGCGGCGCGCTGTTGAAcacgccgccaacgccggtGACGGCAGTGTCGGCTATTTTGCGGATCAGTTCGAGAACCCAGCTAACTTCGCGGCGCACCAACACACAACGGGCCCGGAGATTGTGTACCAGACCGGGGGCAGGTTGGACGCCTTCGTGGCTGGCGCCGGAACGGGCGGTACTATTGCTGGCGTGGCCAAGTACCTCAAGGAAGAGGCCAACGTGCCGGGTCTGCAGGTCATTTTGGCGGACCCCCAGGGCAGCGGATTGTATAACAAGATCCGGCACGGCGTTATGTATTCCAGCACGGAGAAGGAAGgaactcggcggcggcagcaggtTGATACGATCGTAGAGGGAATCGGCATCAACCGGGTGACGGAGAACTTTGAAGCCGGCAGGGAACTGATCGACGACGCGATCAAGGTTACGGACGAGCAGGCGTGCCGCATGGCGAGATGGCTGGTGGAGAACGATGGCATCTTTGCGGGTAGCAGCAGTGCCGTCAACTGTGTCGCGGCCGTCGTTGCGGCCACGAGACTGCCCAAGGGCAGCCAGGTCGTTACGATTCTCTGCGACTCGGGCACGAGACACCTGAGCAAGTTCTGGAAACATGTGGCGACAATGGGtttggaggaggaagagcacTCGGCCGACCTTATCTCCGTGTTGAAGATTGGTCCGGCGAAGCAGTGA
- a CDS encoding Putative Zinc finger, TFIIS-type, transcription elongation factor S-II, central: protein MSTGMDQRELESCIKQLNKIVQANEPPATALALLERLKKEAAPTEEMLRSSRAGVFVGKLRSNSNKEIARAATELVHKWKKLVEAEKQGKIKKQSSPAAPSPTQAPAPKPSSSNAMNQPFKGNPELRRAKSDGCDTKRTGDETRDSCIELIYNGLAYRSTASVTDVLAKAVAVEHAAFSHYKGVTKEYREKLRSLFSNLKVKSNRQLGVNVMEGKIAPERFVVMTHEELKSEEQRKKEDALQLENMKKAQVPMAEKSISDALKCGKCGQKKVSYSQAQTRSADEPMTTFCECTVCGNRWKFS, encoded by the exons ATGTCAACAGGCATGGATCAACGTGAGCTTGAGTCTTGCATCAAGCAGCTCAACAAGATCGTCCAGGCAAACGAGCCTCCTGCGACCGCCTTAGCCCTCCTTGAGCGTCTGAAGAAGGAGGCTGCTCCCACGGAAGAGATGCTCAGG TCTAGCAGAGCTGGTGTCTTCGTTGGCAAGCTTCGGTCGAACTCGAACAAGGAAatcgcccgcgccgcgacGGAACTCGTCCACAAATGGAAGAaactcgtcgaggccgagaagcaggGCAAGATAAAGAAGCAGTCGTCCCCCGCCGCTCCCTCTCCAACCCAGGCCCCCGCACCGAAGCCATCTTCGTCGAATGCGATGAACCAGCCTTTCAAAGGCAACCCCGAGCTCCGTCGCGCCAAATCCGATGGCTGCGATACCAAGCGTACCGGCGATGAAACTCGCGACTCCTGTATCGAGCTGATCTACAACGGCCTCGCCTACCGGTCTACTGCCTCCGTCACCGATGTTCTCGCCAAAGCCGTTGCTGTCGAGCACGCTGCGTTCAGCCACTACAAGGGTGTCACCAAGGAGTATCGTGAGAAGCTACGCTCCCTGTTTAGCAATCTGAAAGTCAAGAGCAACCGCCAGCTCGGTGTTAATGTCATGGAGGGCAAGATCGCTCCTGAACGCTTCGTCGTCATGACCCACGAGGAGCTCAAGTCGGAGGAACAGCGCAAAAAGGAAGACGCACTTCAACTTGAGAACATGAAGAAGGCACAGGTCcccatggccgagaagagcATCAGCGACGCTCTCAAGTGCGGCAAGTGTGGACAGAAGAAGGTTAGCTACAGCCAGGCGCAGACGCGCAGCGCTGATGAGCCGATGACAACATTCTGCGAGTGCACTGTTTGCGGTAATCGCTGGAAG TTCTCTTGA